In one Pseudomonas sp. SCA2728.1_7 genomic region, the following are encoded:
- a CDS encoding HAD-IA family hydrolase, translated as MNAPLKAFGPIKAVIFDMDGLLLDTEGIYTEVTSLIAQRYGRTFDWSIKQNIIGRGANDLANYVVQALDLPITAEEFLVIREPLMRERFPTAQAMPGAEELIRHLKAHNIPIAVGTSSSRQSFGQKTTLHRDWFALFDFIVTADDPEVGAAKPAPDIFLTAARRLGVAPEDCLVFEDSPFGVTAAKAAGMTAIAIPDAAMADEKYAHADGILRTLKAFTPSACGLPALEWA; from the coding sequence ATGAATGCACCGCTGAAGGCGTTCGGCCCGATCAAGGCCGTGATTTTCGATATGGACGGTTTGCTGCTGGACACTGAGGGCATTTATACCGAAGTCACGTCGCTGATTGCCCAGCGTTACGGGCGCACCTTCGACTGGAGCATCAAGCAGAACATCATTGGTCGTGGGGCCAATGATCTGGCGAACTATGTGGTGCAGGCGCTGGATCTGCCGATCACCGCCGAAGAGTTTCTGGTCATCCGTGAGCCGCTGATGCGTGAGCGTTTTCCTACCGCGCAAGCGATGCCGGGTGCCGAAGAGTTGATCCGCCACCTCAAGGCGCACAATATTCCGATCGCTGTGGGCACCAGTTCATCGCGGCAATCGTTCGGTCAGAAAACCACGCTGCACCGTGACTGGTTTGCGCTGTTCGATTTCATCGTCACGGCTGACGATCCGGAAGTCGGCGCGGCCAAACCGGCGCCGGATATTTTCCTCACCGCTGCCCGGCGCCTGGGCGTGGCACCTGAGGATTGCCTGGTGTTCGAGGATTCACCGTTCGGTGTAACCGCAGCGAAAGCCGCAGGCATGACGGCGATCGCCATCCCCGATGCCGCCATGGCCGATGAAAAATACGCACACGCTGACGGGATTCTTCGCACACTGAAAGCGTTCACTCCGAGTGCTTGCGGCTTGCCGGCGCTGGAATGGGCGTAA